The genomic segment CTGCAGCAGATGGTTCTGGATCATGTCGCGCAGCTGTCCGGCCTGATCGAAATACCCCCAACGTCCTTCGATACCGACCGTCTCGGCGACGGTAATCTCGACGTGAGAAATGTGGTGCTGATTCCACTGAGTCTCAAACAGGCTGTTGGCGAAGCGCAGTGCAATCAGGTTCTGCACCGTCTCCTTGCCAAGATAGTGGTCGATCCGGTAGATCCGTGTTTCGGGAAAGTATTGGGCGACCGCGTCATTGACCACCTGCGAGGACTCAAGATCGTGGCCGATGGGTTTTTCCAGCACGACGCGGGTCTGCTCGGCCAATCCGGCCGCAGCGAGGTGTTCGCAGATAGAACCGTAAACCGACGCAGGCGTGGCGAAATAAGCAATCAGGGGCACGTCAGACGACACCGCTTCAGCCAGCGCCACATAATCATGCGCATTGCGAAAATCCATGGTGAAGTATTCAAGTCGAGCCTCAAAGCGCGCAAGCGCCGTTTCGTCCAGTTGCGCACCAGGAATGTAACGGCGCAGTGCCTGATCGATCCGCTCCAGATGGACGGCAGGCTCTCCTTTATCCCGCGAAAGCGCCAATATGCGCGTATCGCCATGGAGGAGCCCCGCTCGGTCTAGCTGGTAAAGTGCAGGAAACAGCTTACGCAGAGCCAAATCGCCCAAGGCTCCGAACAAAGCAAAGGTGGTCGCGTCAACAGTAATAGCAGGCATGTTTTTTATACTAACCAAATTAAGCTGCGTGACAGATTCGTTCGCGCAGTTTAAGCGCATAATGTTGTTATTAAAACAACATAACCTGTTTTTTTCGCACTCCGGATGGCATTTCCCAGCCGCCGCGAGCACGGACCCTTGAAAGAAGAGACATGGATCGCATGAAAAATCTCTTGGAACAGATAAAAAATCGGCTCGACGAGCTGAACAAAGCGGAAAGGAAGGTCGCCGAGGTGATACTGAGCGACCCGCAACAGGCCACTCGCTACAGCATTGCGGCGCTGGCACAAGCGGCGAAGGTCAGTGAGCCGACGGTCAATCGTTTCTGCCGATCGTTCGGCGCGGCCGGTTATCCCGTACTCAAGATCCAGCTGGCCCAGAGCCTGGCGAGTGGCGCGGCCTATGTCAGCCGCGCCGTTGAGGCGGATGATGGTCCTGAGGCCTACACTCGAAAGATCTTCGGCAGCGCCATTGCGTCACTGGACAGCGCATGTCAGGCGATCGATCCGCAAGTCATCAGCCATGCCGTGGACCTGATGATCCAGGCGCGGCAGATCCATTTCTTCGGCCTTGGTGCGTCTGCGTCAGTCGCGCTGGATGCCCAGCACAAGTTCTTTCGATTCAACCTACCGGTGACAGCTCATAGCGACGTGCTCATGCAGCGGATGCTGGCGTCGGTGGCGCATACCGGCGATCTATTCGTGATCATCTCCTACACCGGACGCACTCGCGAGCTGGTGGAGGCCGCGACAATCGCGCGTGACAACGGGGCTTCAGTCCTGGGGCTGACCGCTGCTGACTCGCCATTGGCCAAGGTCTGCACGCTGAGCCTGGACATACCCTTGCCGGAAGACACGGACATCTATATGCCAATGACCTCGCGGATCATTCAACTGACCGTGCTCGATGCGCTAGCTGCTGGTGTCACCCTGCGGCGTGGGGTCGATTTCCAGCCACATCTGCGCAAGATCAAGGAGAGCCTGATGGCGACCCGCTATCCGCCCGAAGAAAGCTGATCACCTCTTTTTCTTCCGCGCTTTGTTCAACGCTTTCAGCCGCTCGACGGCCAGCGCGTTGACCGCCTTGCGCTCCTTGTTCTTCATGCCCTTCCAGGCCTTCATCTCGTCCCGGCTGCGTCCGCAGCCGATGCAGACGTCGTCCTTGAGCTTGCAAATACTGACGCACGGGTTCTTCGCCTTGTCGCCCAAAACCACCTCCGATTCAGCTTGAGGACCCTACCGCCTTGGCTAAGTAGAGGCCCTCTTCGCCTGGAGGTTCTAACGGAATCGGACTATCGGCTTGATCAATCCCACCAGTACTCGACCTGCACCCCGAAATTCGAACCGTGCTGATCGCCACCAAAGGCGCCGGTGTCGGACAGCGCACTACCGGCTGCCATCAGGTTGGCCGCGGCTTGAGCCGCTTCGTTCCACTGGGCATAGGTGTAATACAAACGCACTTCGGGGCGTGCCCAAAAGTCGGGACCTGCCGGTGACCAGGTGGGCGCCACGGTAAATTTGGTCAGCTTGCGGGTGCCTTCCGGCGCGTCGATCTGATCGTGGCCGATCTCTGCGACCAGCTTGAATTGATCGGTCAGGGCGTAGACCGGGCGCACACCAACCGAGATCCAGTCCTGATCGCCGCCGTCTTGGCGTTTGTCTTTCTGATAGACCGCTTGGATCTGACCACCAAAACGCGGCGTCACCTGCCAATCGAAATATTCCACTACACGCCAGCTCTTGTCGCTGCTGCCCAGCGTGACATCGCCGGTGTAGCCCAAGCCGGTCCCAGGCCCCTCGCCATACTGCAGCGCGAAGGTATTGCTACCACCGAGAAAGCCGATCTGTTTGTGCTGGGCAGTAACCGACCAACCGCTGTGGGCGTCCTCGCGATCCGGCTCGTCGATATAACTGACGCCGAATTCGAGTTCTCCGCCAGGGTTAGTATCGAAGCCACCGACGTTGAAGTCGTGACGATTGATGTAATTGTCCTGGAAAACACTGTCCTTGCGTGAAAAGGCGTAGCTGTACTTCAGCCCGCCAATCTCCATATCCTCGATACCGGCACCAGTGGCACTCTGGTTCCAATAGTAGAAGTCGGAGATATGGATGTCGTTCCGCTTGTAGAAACGCCGCCCCGCCCACAACGAACCACCATTGAGTGCCGGCACCTTGCTCCACTCGGCGTAGGCTTGCACCATCCGCGCCCAGCCATGATCACCCGTGAATTTCGGCGTGTGGTCATATTCGTTGTATAGCGCCGCCATACCCTCGAGGCTCAGCACCGAGCCATCGCTCAGCGTGAACAGATCCTGACGCAGCCCCAGCTCCGCGTACTGCTCGCACTCATTGCCGAGACGGAACTTGGAAGGGGCTCCCGGCAACTGAAAACAGGCTTGCGAAGCGCTACCGCTCGACTCGCCTACGCCGCTGCGCACGTAACCGTTGAAATCCAATGCCTGAACGGTGAATGGCATGGCGAGACTCGCCAGCGATACCGCGAGGCCCAGGCGTGTGGTTTTTTTCATATCCGCTCCAATTAGCTCTTATTGTTGTTACTGCCGTTGGATCGAGCCGTTGATGGCTCTCCTTACGATCCGCATGCCAGCTATTGCGTGCTGCGGTTCGAATTTTTGCGGCCCAAGGCGTTCGCCTCAAGCCGCTGAAATCAGATTCATCAATAACATTCAGACGGCTATCGCGCCGGTACGCTGACGTCCCGCGACCAAGCCTTTTTTCCACATCGATCCGCTGACTCCGCTCAGCGGGCAACCAGCCGCGTGACCGTTCCGTTGCGGCCCGTTGAACCGTTGTCAGGCTTTACACCCAAACGCTCGCCGGTCTGGGCATCGAAAAGCAGCACTTTGTCGGGCTCGAACCGCAATATCAGGCTCTCGCCCGGGCTGGGCGCTGCATCCGGTGCTAAGCGACAGCAAACCTTGGTTTGGTTGAGGCTGACAAAAATCATCGTATCCGGTCCTGTCGGCTCGATGATCTGCACTTCAGCTCGCAATGCCGGCAGGCTGCCCTGCTCTCCCACGCTGATCTGCTCAGGCCTGATCCCAAGAAGGACGTCGCGCCCGTCCAGCGAGTCGGTATCCGTCAGGTTCAGCGGTAGTTCGCAGCGATCCTGACCACTTTCAAGCAGGGCTCGCCAGCCACCCGCATCGCGACTCAGGCGCAGCGGGATGAAATTCATCGGCGGCGACCCGATGAAGCTCGCGACGAATAAATTGGCCGGGTTGTTGTAAATCTCTTTCGGCGTGCCGAACTGCTGGACGATGCCGTCCTTCATTACCGCCACCTTGTCGCCAAGCGTCATCGCCTCGATCTGATCGTGCGTGACGTAGACGGTGGTGGTCTTCAGCCGCTGGTGCATCAGTTTGATTTCAGTCCGCATCTCCACCCGCAACTTGGCGTCGAGGTTGGATAGCGGCTCGTCGAACAGATAGATCTTTGGCCGCCGCGCTAATGCTCGCCCCATGGCGACACGCTGTTGCTGCCCACCGGACAGCTGTGACGGTTTACGCCCCAGCAGATGTTCGATTTGTAGCAGCTTGGCGACCCGAGACACTTCTTCGTCGATCTTTGCCGCCGGCACCTTGCGCATTTTCAGGCCGAAGGCGATGTTTTCCTGAACGGTCATGGTCGGGTATAGCGCGTAGGACTGAAACACCATCGCGATGTCACGATCCTTAGGGCTTGCGCCGCTGATATCGGCACCGTCGACGCGAATCTCTCCGCCGGAGATTTCTTCCAGACCGGCAATGCAATTCATCAAGGTGGATTTTCCGCAACCCGAAGGTCCGACGAGGATAAGGAACTCGCCGTCATCGATCTTCAGGTCGATGTCCTTTAGTGTTTCATGAGCGCTTCCGGGATAGCTTTTGCGGACATTGCAAAGTTCGAGTGCAGCCATGGTCGTCTCCTAACCCTTGACCGCGCCGGCCGTAAGCCCGCGCAGGAAATATTTGCCGGCGAGGATGTACACCACCAGCGTTGGCAGCCCGGCGATCATTGCCGCAGCCATATCGACGTTGTATTCCTTGGCGCCCGTGCTGGTGTTGACCAGATTGTTCAGCGCCACGGTGATGGGCTGGGCGTCGCCGCTGGCGAACACCACGCCGAAAAGGAAGTCGTTCCAGATCTGAGTGAACTGCCAAATCAGGCAGACCATGATGATCGGGGTCGACATGGGCAGCAGAATTCGTCCGAAAATAGTGAAGAATCCAGCACCGTCCAGCCGCGCTGCACGGACTAGGGCATCTGGCACGCTCACGTAGTAGTTGCGGAAGAACAGTGTGGTAAAGGCGATCCCGTAGACCACATGTACCAGCACCAGGCCGGCCGTGGTGTTGGCCAGACCGAACTTCCCGAGCGTGAAAGAGGCTGGCAGCAACACGGTCTGGAACGGCAGGAAACAGCCGAACAGCAACAACCCGAAGAACAGCTGTGATCCGCGGAAGCGCCACATCGACAGGACATAACCGTTCAAGGCACCAATCGCTGTGGAAATCAGCACGGCGGGTACGGCAATTTTCACCGAGTTCCAGAAGAAACCGTCGACCACGCCCCAGGCCTTGACCCATCCAATTACGGTGAACGCCTCAGGCCAGGACAACAGGTTGCCGGTGCGGATATCGTCGGGCGTCTTGAAGCTGGTCAGCAACATCACCACCAGCGGCACCAGGTACAACGCAACCGCCAGCAACAGCGTGGCGTGGATGGCCAGGCGGCTCGGGCTGAATGTTCTAGTCATGGCGCTTGCCCCGCAGTTCCGAGTAGAGATACGGCACCAGGATCGCCAGGATCGCGCCCAGCATCATCATCGCGCTGGCGGAGCCAATGCCCATCTGTCCACGGCTGAACGTGAAGTTGTACATGAACATCGCGGGCAGGTCGGAGGCGTACCCGGGTCCTCCCCCGGTCATGGCCGCCACCAGATCGAAACTCTTGATAGCGATGTGAGCAAGGATCATCACTGCGCTAAAAAATACTGGCCGAAGGCTCGGCAGGATGATGCGCATGTAGATGCTCGGCAGGCTGGCGCCGTCGATCTGCGCGGCGCGTACGATGGATTGGTCGACGCCGCGTAGCCCAGCGAGAAAGAGCGCCATGACGAAGCCGGAGGCCTGCCATACCGCCGCAATCACGAGGCAATAAACGACGCGGTCCGGGTCGACTAACCAGTCGAAGCGAAAACCTTCCCAGCCCCAATCACGGAGCATCTTGTCGATGCCAAGACCTGGATTGAGCAACCATTGCCAGGCGGTGCCGGTGACGATCATCGACAATGCCATCGGGTACAAATAGACGGTCCGGATGAAGCCTTCACGGCGGATTCGCTGATCCAACAACACCGCTAGAAACACGCCGATCACGAGGCTGATGCCAATAAACAGGCCGCCGAATACCAGCAGGTTCTGGCTCGCTACCCACCAGCGGTCGTTCTCCATCAGGCGGGCGTATTGTTGCAAGCCGACCCACTTGTAGCTGGGCATGAAGCTGGAGTTGGTAAAGGACAGCACCAGCGTCCAGAGGATGTAGCCATAGAAGCCGACCAAGACCACCAACATGGTCGGCGCCACCACCAATTTAGGAAGCCAGCGCTGAAGCGCATCCATGGGTGAGGGCTTGGTCATTACCGTCGCGACACTCATCGGGCATTACCAGTCAAAAGTGAAATCCGGGCCAAACGCCCCCTACGACAGGTCCGCAGTCCTGTCGCAAGGAGTTTTGACGAAGGAGAAAGGGCCGCGGAATATCGGCCCCGCTCAACCTATTGGGCCGACTTGATCGCCGCGTAGAGCTGCGCCCCAGCTTTGCTCGGATCGGCGCTCTTCTCGCTCATGAAGTTGGTCACCACATCGAAGATGGCACCTTGCACCGCCAGGTTGGTGGCCATGCTATGCGCCATGCTCGGCTCCAAATGGCCATTTTTGTCGGCTTCCTTGAAGTCCTTCATCGACGCTTGTGCGCAGCTGTCGAACTTGCTCATGTCCAAGTCGGAGCGCACCGGAATCGAACCCTTGTTCTGGTTGAACACATACTGGAATTCGGGCTCCAGAGCGATCCGTGCCAAGGCATGCTGCGCCGCGACGTCACCTTCGTCCTTGAGCTTGAACATGGCGATGGAGTCGATGTTGTAGGTGTAACTACCAGCAGTGCCGGGCATCGGTACGCACTGATAATCCTTGCCTGCCACTTTGCCGGCGGCCGTCCATTCGCTCTTCGCCCAGTCACCCATGATCTGCATCCCGGCCTTGCCGTCGATCACTTGTGCAGTGGCGAGGTTCCAGTCACGGCCGGCACGATTGTCGTCCATGTAGGTGGAGAGTTTCTTCAGCGCGGTAAACACTTCGGTCATCTGCGCGCTGGTAAGGGTCGCCTCGTCATGCTCGACGAACGCTTTGTGAAAGCCATCGGCGCCCATGATGGCCAGCACCAGACCTTCGAAAACAGTGCTGTCTTGCCATGGTTGGCCACCATGGGCCAATGGTACGAAGCCGGCAGCCTTGAGCTTGTCACCCGCAGCATAGAGTTCTTCGAGAGTAGTGGGCGCCTTGTCGATCCCGGCCTTCTCGAACACCTGTGGATTGATCCACAGCCAGTTGACGCGGTGGATATTCACCGGCACCGCGACGTAGTGGCCATCGTATTTCATGGTGTTGGATACAGTCTTCGACAGCAGGCCATCCCAGTCGTTGGCCTCGGCTACTTCATCGAGCGGACTGAGGAGGTCGAGAGCGCCCCACTCCTGCAAATCAGGGCCCTTGATCTGCGCTGCGCCCGGCGGATTACCGGACACCACGCGAGTCTTCAGCACGGTCATGGCTGCAGAACCTGCGCCGCCGGCGACTGCACCGTCTTTCCAGGTAAAACCGTCCTTGTTGACCAGGTCGCGCAGAACATTCACAGCGGCGGCTTCACCGCCAGACGTCCACCAGTGGACCACTTCGACAGTGCCCTTGGAATCAGCAGCCAGTGCCGAAAGGGGGAGCAAGGAGGCAAGAGAAACAACTGTGGCGAGGCGAGTCATCGCGTTCATTTGGATACCTTTTCTTGTTGTTATGCATGCAAGCACAAGGCTTGCGCTGCATTGGATTCTAAGTCGGATAAATACCTTTGGACGTAACGAAGGGATGCGTATGTGTCACCGCTTCGTTACATAGCAATGAGGGCCGTCGCAAGGCTCGGCGTCAGTGGCAGGCGCGGCAACAACACGGCCTGGTAGGCGTGATAGAGATCGGGTTTGCCCGGCCAGATGCTACTTGCTGGCTGGTTTTCGCTATTGAGTTCATGGTGCCAGCTGCCGTTTTGCAGATCGATGAGATGGCTCGCAGAGAACTCCCAAAAACAACGGTACCAACCCTCATAAAACGATGCCCCTGTGCGTTTGAGCAGCGCCGCAGCCGCTGCGCTGGCTTCGGCGTGTACCCAATGCAAGCGCGCGCGCACCACCGGCTGGCTCGCCCAATCGAGGGAATACACCAACCCAGGGGCACCGTCTGCGTGCCAGGCATCACGGCAGGCCTTGGCGAACAACCCACAGGCATCTTCGAGCAGCCATCCCGGCGCAGCGAGCCCGGCATGCTCCAAGGCGGCTTCCAGGTTCAGCAGCAGGCGCGCCCACTCGAAGCTATGGCCCGGCGTGCTGCCGTAGGGGCGGAACGGGTCGGCACGGTTATCGTCGTTATAGTCCGGCAGCGGACGCCATTCATGATCGAAATGCTCGATCACTACATGTTCACTTGCCGCTGCATGACCATGGATCAGGCGCTCCGCGATGCGCAGGGCGCGAAGCAGCCACACCGTGTTGCCAGTGGCGTCGGCCAGGGCGAGAAAGGCCTCGGTAGCGTGCATGTTGCTGTTGGCGCCCCGATAAGCCTCTTCCTGCTGCCAGTCGTGGCTCAGGCTTTCACGCAAGGCGCCCTCCTCTTCGCTCCAGAAGCGCGTCTCTAGGACCGCGATCGCCTCATCCAGCAAGGCAGGAGCCACAGGACGGCCAGCGACCACTGCGGAACTGGCAGCCAGGGCGACGAAGGCATGCAGGTACGCCGACTTGTCACCCTTGCGCGTTGCATCGGCGAACCAACCGCCGAACTCAGCATCATGCAAGGCGCCTTGCAGCGCGGCGAGCCCGTGGTCGACCAGCTCGGCATACCCAGGAATACCCTGAATGTGCGCCAGGGCAAAACAATGAGTCATGCGCGTGGTATGGATCAACTCAGCGCAGGCGTGTTGCGGAAGATGCCCGCTCGCATCGAGTGGGGCGAATCCTTCGTCGACTCGCGAAGCCCAGGCGAACGGAAGCAGGCGCATGCCTTCGCCAGCCAGCCAGGCCATGTGAGCAGGCTTATGCAGCCAGCTGCCCGAGGGTAATTCAGCAGTTTTCATTACTTTTGTTCCATGCGAGCGAGTGTCTCGTTGCCAGGCAGCATGAGCGGGCAGCGTGGCGACTGTGAGCATTCTGTGACGTCCGGATCGTTCAAAGGCGGAAGCGTGATACGCGTGCGATTGGCGCGTCACTGGGCACTACCAACTCATCGACCCACTGAAGGAGTCTAGAGGGCACTCAGAACCAGCCGGGTAACGAACATGCCCGCCATTGTCACAACTCAGTGACATTCACTCGAGCTTGCGGGGTAGACACAAGGTCACACGAAGCCCGCCTTTCCGCAGATTGCAAAGGCTGACCTCGCCGCCATGACTGTGGGCAATATTGCGTGCGATACCGAGCCCGAGACCATAGCCGGGTTGCTTGGCTGCCAGACGGAAGTTCGGCTCGAACACCTGCTTCAGCCAGGTTTCAGGCACGCCGGGGCCTTCATCATCAACGTGCAGAACGAAGATGTTCTTGTCATCTTCGATAAACAGATGCGCCCGCTCGCCATACTTCAACGCGTTGTCCAGCAGATTGCCGATGCAGCGCTTGAGGGCCAACGGCTTGCCGGCATAGGGCGCGAGCGCTCTGCCTTGAACTGTAACGCGCCCGTTGCCGGCGGGTGCAAGGTAAGGTTCGGTGACACAATCAAGCAGCAAATTGAGGTCGAGCGGTTCGATGTTTTCGTGAATATCCGTGTCCTTGACGCATTGCAGAGCGCCTTTCACCAGCAACTCCAGCTCGTCGAGGTCCCGGCTGAATTTCCCCTGGAGCGTCTCGTCATCCAGGAGTTCAACACGCAGCCGCAGCCGGGTGATTGGAGTACGCAAATCATGGGAGATCGCGCTGAACAACTGGCTACGCTCGGTCAGGTAGCGACCGATGCGTTCACGCATGCTGTTGAATGCCCGACTGACCTCGACCACCTCGCTGCCGCCCGCTTCCGGCAGCAATTCCACCTCGCTACCCAGCGACATTTCTCGCGCCGCGCGCGCCAGGTGTTTGAGTGGTCGGCTCTGCCAGTGAACGAGGATGCCGATAAACAACAGCAGAAAGCTGGTCGTGAGAACGATGAACCAGAGTTGCTGGTTAGGAATCCCTTGATCTTCGAGGCTGACGTAGGGTGCCGGCATCAGCGATGCAAGATAGAGCCACTCGTCAGGGGCGATCTGGATCTGCGTTACCAGTACGGGCGGATTCAGCGGTTCCAGGCTCAATGCGTAATGTGCCCAGGATCGCGGCAGTTCGTCGAGCTTCAGCCCGCCATTGAAAATGCGCAGGTCGTCCGGGCTGACAAAGTTGACCGACATATCGACATTTTTGCCCAAGCGTTCACGCAGCACCTCGTCGACCTGCGCCAGCACCGCCTGCTTGCGTTCGGTGGGCGGCAAAATTTGCATTTCCAGCGGCTTGTCGTTCAGCGATACGAAAAAGCGCGTACCGCCCATGCTGCGCAATTGATCGAGCACCAGCGGCCGATAGCCCAGCGGCAGCGAACGAAAATAGCTGACGCTGGCGGCCATTGAATGCGCCAGACTGCGTGCGCTGGTCAGCAACCCCTCCATCTGACTGGCGCGCAGTTGCGACACCCAGATGAAGCTCGACAGCGCCTGTGCCAGCAACACCACCAGCAGGGTCAGAAAAAGCATTCGTCCGAGCAGCGAGCGCGGCACCGGCAACCACCGACGTCTAGCTGAGCGAGTCATGATGCGGTAACACCTGGGCGGCGAGCAGGTAGCCACTGCCGCGAACGGTACGGATCAATCGCGGGCACTTGCCGGTATCACGCAGGCGCTGGCGCAGACGACTGACCGCCATGTCGACGATCCGATCGAGCGGCATCACCTCGCGGCCACGAGTCGCGTTGGCGATGGTGTCGCGATCAAGTATCTGCTGTGGGTGATCGAGAAAAAGCTTGAGCAAGGCGAAATCGGCGCCGGACAGAAGCACCTCCTCGCCGTCCTGATGGAAGAGCCGGTGGCTGACCATATCCAGCCGCCATTCGTCGAAGGCCAGCACGTCGCTGCCGCGTTCGTGAGCGAAGCTGACCCGGCGCAGCAGGGCCTTGATTCGGGCCAGCAATTCCCGAGGGCTGAAGGGTTTGCCCAGGTAGTCGTCCGCACCCAGCTCCAAGCCAATGACGCGATCGGTCTCGTCGGAACTGGCGGTAAGCATGATAATTGGCATCTGTGCCAGCCGCTGATGGCCACGCACCCAGCGGCACAGACTGAAGCCGTCTTCGTCGGGCAGCATAACGTCGAGAATCACCAAGTCCGCCGTATCGTTGCCCATGGCTTCGCGAAACTGCGCGCCGTCAGCAACGGTGCGCACTCGAAAGCCCGAACGGCTCAGATAGGTTTCCAGCAATTCGCGAATTTCCTGGTCGTCATCGACCAGCAGAATCGATCTTCCACTCTGGCTCACCCGGCATCCCTTCTCTTGTTATTTATCGTTTCAAGGCGGATCAGGGCCCGCTTGGCACGTCCTCCAACAACTGCTGCAATGCGACACCCGCGCCGTCCAGGCCAGGATAATCGGCCGTCACTATCCAGACCGGAACGTCGTCAAAATAACGGCTCATGCAACCTTTGTCGCGAAAGCTCTGACGAAAGCCGCTGCGCATGAAGAGCTCGACAAACCGCGGCACTATACCGCCGGCCAGATAGACACCGCCGCGTGCACCGGTGGTCAGCACATTATCGCCAGCAATCCGACCCAACCATACACAGAATTGTTCCAACACCGCTGCAGCGGTTGTATCACCGCTCAACGCAGCCGCTGTCACTTCTGCCGGGGTCGTCAGGGTCGCAAGCTCGCCATCCAGCACGCAGCTCGCTCGGTAGAGCTCCAGCAGGCCCCCGCCGCTGAGCACAGCCTCGGCGTTCACATGGCCGAGCTTTTCGTGCAGGCATCCCCAGAGCGCGGCCTCACGGACACTGCCGATCGGCAGGCAAACGTGCCCCCCTTCGCCGGGTAAAGCATGCCAGCTACCGTCTGGCATCGGCAGCAGCGTAGCAACACCGAGGCCAGTCCCCGGCCCGATCACCAGACGCGCACGACCCGGCTCGGATTGCCCTTCGCAGACGCTGATCAGCTCGCCGTCACGCAGACGTGTCATGCCCAGCGCCATCGCCGTGAAGTCGTTGATCAGCAATAGATCGCTCAACCCAAGGTCCTGACAGAAGGCCTTACGACTCAGGCGCCAGTGATTGTTGGTGAATACGAACTCGTCGCCCGAAACCGGACCGGCACAGGCCAGGCAGACCGCCTGCAGCGCCTCGACGCTCTGGCCTACGTCTCGAAGATAGGCGCGAATGGCGTCTTCCGGACGCGGATAATCGATGGTCGGCAGTACCCTCACCGACTCGATCTGCTGATCACGCCACAGCGCGAAGCGGGCATTGGTGCCGCCGATATCGCCTACCAGTGCCGTCACTTGAGCGCCTCCAGCTCCTCGGTAAATACGCTGGCGCCCTTCTCCGCCGGGCTGAACGCCGAACGCAGGAAGCCGAACAGCTCGCGCCCACAGCCGATCCCCAGATCGCTTGGGGCCATCACCCGCTCACGACTGTCGAACTCGGCCTGGTCGACCAATATACGCAGCTCGCCCGTGTCGCCGTCGACGCGGATGATGTCGCCGTCGCGCACTCGGCACAACGGACCACCGTCGAGCGCCTCGGGGCTCACGTGAATTGCGGCCGGCACTTTGCCCGACGCGCCCGACATGCGTCCATCGGTGACCAGCGCCACCTTGTAGCCGCGATCCTGCAGCACACCGAGAAACGGCGTCAGCTTGTGCAGCTCCGGCATGCCGTTGGCCTTCGGTCCCTGGAAGCGCACCACGGCGATGAAATCCTTCTCCAGCTCGCCGTTCTTGAACGCCTGCGCCAACTCGGACTGGTCGCTGAACACTCTCGCAGGCGCTTCGACTACGCGGTGCTCCGGCGCGACCGCCGAAATTTTGGTTACGCCACGCCCGAGGTTGCCTTCCAGTACACGCAAGCCGCCCTCCGGCGAGAACGGACGATCGGTGGGACGCAGGATGGCTTCGTCGAGGCTATCTTGCGGCCCCTCCCGCCATACCAGCCGTCCGTCTTCTAGGAAGGGTTCCTGGGTGTATTGCTTGAGCCCCTGGCCCATCACGGTATAAACGTCTTCGTGCAACAGGCCGGCATCGAGCAGCGTACGCACCATGAACGGCACCCCGCCACAGGCATGGAAATGATTCACGTCCGCCTGGCCATTGGGATAGACCTTGGCCAGCGTCG from the Stutzerimonas stutzeri genome contains:
- a CDS encoding ATP-binding protein — protein: MTRSARRRWLPVPRSLLGRMLFLTLLVVLLAQALSSFIWVSQLRASQMEGLLTSARSLAHSMAASVSYFRSLPLGYRPLVLDQLRSMGGTRFFVSLNDKPLEMQILPPTERKQAVLAQVDEVLRERLGKNVDMSVNFVSPDDLRIFNGGLKLDELPRSWAHYALSLEPLNPPVLVTQIQIAPDEWLYLASLMPAPYVSLEDQGIPNQQLWFIVLTTSFLLLFIGILVHWQSRPLKHLARAAREMSLGSEVELLPEAGGSEVVEVSRAFNSMRERIGRYLTERSQLFSAISHDLRTPITRLRLRVELLDDETLQGKFSRDLDELELLVKGALQCVKDTDIHENIEPLDLNLLLDCVTEPYLAPAGNGRVTVQGRALAPYAGKPLALKRCIGNLLDNALKYGERAHLFIEDDKNIFVLHVDDEGPGVPETWLKQVFEPNFRLAAKQPGYGLGLGIARNIAHSHGGEVSLCNLRKGGLRVTLCLPRKLE
- a CDS encoding response regulator, which encodes MSQSGRSILLVDDDQEIRELLETYLSRSGFRVRTVADGAQFREAMGNDTADLVILDVMLPDEDGFSLCRWVRGHQRLAQMPIIMLTASSDETDRVIGLELGADDYLGKPFSPRELLARIKALLRRVSFAHERGSDVLAFDEWRLDMVSHRLFHQDGEEVLLSGADFALLKLFLDHPQQILDRDTIANATRGREVMPLDRIVDMAVSRLRQRLRDTGKCPRLIRTVRGSGYLLAAQVLPHHDSLS
- a CDS encoding AGE family epimerase/isomerase, with the translated sequence MKTAELPSGSWLHKPAHMAWLAGEGMRLLPFAWASRVDEGFAPLDASGHLPQHACAELIHTTRMTHCFALAHIQGIPGYAELVDHGLAALQGALHDAEFGGWFADATRKGDKSAYLHAFVALAASSAVVAGRPVAPALLDEAIAVLETRFWSEEEGALRESLSHDWQQEEAYRGANSNMHATEAFLALADATGNTVWLLRALRIAERLIHGHAAASEHVVIEHFDHEWRPLPDYNDDNRADPFRPYGSTPGHSFEWARLLLNLEAALEHAGLAAPGWLLEDACGLFAKACRDAWHADGAPGLVYSLDWASQPVVRARLHWVHAEASAAAAALLKRTGASFYEGWYRCFWEFSASHLIDLQNGSWHHELNSENQPASSIWPGKPDLYHAYQAVLLPRLPLTPSLATALIAM
- a CDS encoding glucokinase — protein: MTALVGDIGGTNARFALWRDQQIESVRVLPTIDYPRPEDAIRAYLRDVGQSVEALQAVCLACAGPVSGDEFVFTNNHWRLSRKAFCQDLGLSDLLLINDFTAMALGMTRLRDGELISVCEGQSEPGRARLVIGPGTGLGVATLLPMPDGSWHALPGEGGHVCLPIGSVREAALWGCLHEKLGHVNAEAVLSGGGLLELYRASCVLDGELATLTTPAEVTAAALSGDTTAAAVLEQFCVWLGRIAGDNVLTTGARGGVYLAGGIVPRFVELFMRSGFRQSFRDKGCMSRYFDDVPVWIVTADYPGLDGAGVALQQLLEDVPSGP